One stretch of Niallia sp. XMNu-256 DNA includes these proteins:
- the pdxS gene encoding pyridoxal 5'-phosphate synthase lyase subunit PdxS, which translates to MLQTSTDREKRGVEIQKGGVIMDVVNAEQAKIAEEAGAVAVMALERVPSDIRKAGGVARMADISIIEEVMNAVSIPVMAKARIGHIVEARVLEALGVDYLDESEVLTPADEEFHLNKKDFTVPFVCGCRDLGEAARRIGEGASMLRTKGEPGTGNIVEAVRHMRKVNAQVRKLVHMNEDEIMTEAKILGAPYEVLLQIKEHGKLPVANFAAGGVATPADAALMMQLGADGVFVGSGIFKSDNPAKFAKAIVKATTHYQDYKLIAELSKGLGEPMKGLEISSIAPEHRMQERGW; encoded by the coding sequence ATGTTACAAACAAGTACAGACAGAGAAAAGCGTGGAGTAGAGATACAAAAGGGCGGCGTAATTATGGATGTCGTAAACGCTGAGCAAGCAAAAATTGCTGAAGAGGCAGGCGCAGTTGCGGTTATGGCGTTGGAGCGTGTCCCTTCTGATATACGTAAAGCAGGCGGAGTCGCTAGAATGGCAGATATCTCAATTATAGAGGAAGTTATGAATGCGGTAAGTATCCCGGTTATGGCAAAAGCTAGAATCGGTCATATTGTTGAAGCTAGAGTCCTTGAAGCTTTAGGGGTTGACTATCTTGATGAATCCGAAGTATTAACACCAGCGGATGAAGAATTTCATTTAAATAAAAAGGATTTTACGGTTCCATTTGTTTGTGGTTGTCGTGACCTAGGTGAAGCCGCCCGTCGAATTGGTGAAGGGGCATCCATGCTTCGTACGAAAGGGGAGCCTGGAACAGGTAATATTGTGGAAGCCGTTCGACATATGCGCAAGGTAAATGCTCAAGTTCGTAAATTGGTGCATATGAATGAAGATGAAATTATGACCGAAGCAAAAATACTTGGAGCTCCATATGAGGTCCTTTTACAAATTAAAGAGCATGGGAAGCTTCCTGTTGCCAACTTTGCTGCAGGTGGAGTAGCAACACCTGCTGATGCTGCGCTTATGATGCAATTAGGTGCCGATGGGGTCTTTGTTGGTTCTGGAATTTTCAAATCGGACAACCCGGCTAAATTTGCAAAAGCGATTGTCAAAGCAACGACTCATTATCAAGATTATAAGCTAATAGCTGAGCTTTCAAAAGGATTAGGTGAACCAATGAAAGGGCTAGAGATCTCATCAATCGCTCCTGAACATCGCATGCAGGAACGCGGCTGGTAA
- a CDS encoding PLP-dependent aminotransferase family protein yields MYIEIDKKDKRPLWLQIVDHVIEYIEEGQLSPGDPLVPTRQLARELSISRSSVQIAYEELQSRGYVTTSRRGGTRVCDIMGDHVSADTQDDPPVIPSNPLLEDKSRQAEHWPDMKAEEKAEIDFRLHAPFIDSTFQKAWRQASNTALKENSLFDWGYSSSYGLYSVREQISRYLAIERGIHVEPDQILLTLGARQTMDIIAQALLQEGDLVSVEDPGFPVAWSSMQYRKMEIEPVPVDQQGICVDQISPHTKMIFTTPSHQFPTGVLMSANRRQELIQFARQNQTWIIEDDYDGEFRYRGGPIPSLYSQMPTNILYFLSFTKLLAPGIRLAAVIGPKEAIERLAKVQEFVCRHIPIMEQLTLGQFFETGELLKHVRRMRSIYSKRHRDIIQTLNTSSLSQEFQIQGTDSGLHVLLEANEGFDEYKAVQTALRAGVGVFPLSPYCLNSNRRGLLLGFAHLESHQIIEGVERLAKALN; encoded by the coding sequence ATGTATATAGAAATTGACAAAAAGGATAAGCGTCCGCTTTGGTTACAGATTGTTGACCATGTTATTGAATATATCGAGGAAGGACAACTCTCACCAGGTGATCCATTAGTACCTACTCGTCAACTGGCTCGTGAATTATCGATTTCTAGATCCAGTGTGCAAATTGCTTATGAAGAGCTGCAATCACGGGGCTATGTAACTACATCCAGACGTGGCGGAACAAGGGTCTGTGATATCATGGGAGATCATGTATCAGCTGATACCCAGGACGATCCTCCTGTTATTCCAAGTAATCCTCTATTAGAGGATAAGTCGAGGCAAGCGGAACACTGGCCTGATATGAAAGCAGAAGAAAAGGCAGAAATTGATTTCCGTCTCCATGCCCCATTTATTGATTCTACTTTCCAAAAGGCTTGGCGGCAGGCATCCAATACTGCTTTGAAGGAGAACAGCTTATTTGATTGGGGCTACAGCTCATCATATGGGCTGTATTCTGTAAGAGAACAAATTTCTCGTTATCTAGCAATTGAAAGGGGAATCCATGTAGAACCCGACCAAATTTTGTTGACACTAGGTGCTAGACAAACTATGGATATTATTGCACAAGCTCTGCTTCAAGAAGGAGATTTAGTCTCCGTTGAGGATCCTGGATTTCCAGTTGCTTGGTCCTCCATGCAATATCGCAAAATGGAAATTGAACCGGTTCCTGTTGACCAACAAGGAATTTGTGTTGACCAAATTTCACCACACACTAAAATGATCTTTACCACACCATCCCATCAATTCCCTACCGGTGTATTAATGTCAGCTAATCGCAGGCAAGAATTAATTCAATTTGCCCGCCAAAATCAAACGTGGATTATTGAAGATGACTATGATGGAGAATTCCGTTACCGTGGTGGTCCAATACCGAGTTTATACTCACAAATGCCGACAAATATTTTGTATTTCCTAAGCTTTACCAAGCTTCTGGCTCCTGGAATTCGTTTAGCAGCAGTTATTGGTCCCAAGGAAGCAATAGAGAGATTGGCAAAGGTACAGGAATTTGTGTGCCGCCATATTCCGATTATGGAACAACTCACACTAGGACAATTTTTTGAAACAGGTGAGTTATTAAAACACGTTCGACGTATGCGTTCGATTTACAGTAAACGCCATCGTGATATTATTCAAACATTAAACACATCTAGCTTATCACAAGAATTTCAAATACAAGGAACCGACTCAGGACTTCATGTTCTTTTAGAAGCGAATGAAGGCTTTGATGAGTATAAAGCCGTTCAAACTGCATTAAGAGCTGGCGTTGGCGTTTTCCCTCTCAGTCCTTATTGTTTAAATAGTAACCGAAGAGGTTTATTACTGGGATTTGCTCACCTAGAATCACACCAGATCATTGAAGGGGTTGAGCGTTTGGCTAAAGCTTTAAATTAA
- a CDS encoding DUF2935 domain-containing protein — protein sequence MQFYYGGQMPLRILDEAEFWKHQEEEHTVVIRELTPDLETEYVNALHEWERALSETHKQVIRFIESVIRSGYQLTNALYQQVLQLVTFCLQQSLEFIKLCQLIKTESVAVSANPTAKVVIDHIIRESEYFVGIAQALLYNQ from the coding sequence TTGCAATTTTATTACGGTGGACAAATGCCGTTAAGGATTTTAGATGAGGCTGAGTTTTGGAAGCATCAGGAGGAAGAACATACGGTTGTCATTAGAGAGTTGACCCCTGATCTAGAAACAGAGTATGTGAATGCATTACATGAGTGGGAACGAGCTTTAAGTGAAACACATAAACAAGTGATTCGTTTTATTGAATCTGTTATTCGATCAGGCTACCAGCTCACAAATGCACTCTATCAACAGGTACTGCAATTGGTTACCTTTTGCTTACAACAAAGCTTGGAGTTTATTAAGCTTTGTCAACTAATAAAAACAGAAAGTGTAGCCGTAAGCGCAAATCCAACGGCTAAAGTAGTTATCGACCATATTATTCGTGAATCGGAGTATTTTGTCGGGATTGCTCAAGCGCTTTTATATAATCAATGA
- a CDS encoding DUF1858 domain-containing protein — translation MKKMVDMTKSVYELCTEDPFIIEIMKELGFERITRQGMLQTAGRVMTIPKGARMQNMELSTIIENFEKNGYTVKH, via the coding sequence ATGAAAAAGATGGTTGATATGACAAAAAGTGTTTATGAATTATGTACAGAAGACCCTTTTATTATAGAAATTATGAAAGAACTAGGTTTTGAAAGAATTACCAGACAAGGAATGCTACAAACTGCAGGACGGGTAATGACGATCCCAAAAGGGGCCCGCATGCAAAACATGGAACTCTCTACGATCATTGAAAACTTTGAGAAGAATGGATATACGGTCAAACATTAA
- a CDS encoding DUF438 domain-containing protein, whose translation MSELINNRESFTETKNERQQMLKEIIKELHAGKDVDEVKAKFEEAVGDVTVAEISQMEHDLMVEEGIPVEEVQRLCSVHAAIFKGSIEEIHRSERPEDEPGHPIHTWKVENKEFDMLVNFKLQLHKERFEKDDSDENRFKLLEDLNLLMDLDKHYSRKENLLFPFLEKYGIDGPTKVMWGVDDAIRLAIKETKNNLIEYHGNKEEIIADLELVIKEVTEMIFKEENILFPMALETLTEDEWIKIAAESEEIGFCLTAPSGVWKPERHPLAIEETKEEVKPEDGFIRFDTGILSIKQLECIMNHLPVDLTFIDKNDVVRYFSHGPDRIFARTKAVIGRTVQNCHPPQSVHVVEKLLKDFKAGVKDTEDFWIPVKGMFVYIRYFAVRDEEGNYLGTLEFTQNVKGIRELEGQKRILSE comes from the coding sequence ATGAGCGAACTAATTAATAATCGTGAAAGCTTTACAGAAACGAAAAATGAACGTCAACAAATGTTAAAGGAAATCATTAAAGAACTTCACGCAGGAAAAGATGTTGATGAGGTAAAGGCGAAATTTGAGGAAGCGGTTGGGGATGTAACAGTTGCGGAAATCTCACAAATGGAACATGACTTAATGGTCGAAGAGGGGATTCCAGTTGAAGAGGTGCAACGTTTATGTTCCGTTCATGCAGCGATATTTAAGGGGTCGATTGAAGAAATTCATCGTTCAGAAAGGCCAGAAGATGAACCAGGACACCCTATTCATACATGGAAAGTAGAAAATAAAGAATTCGACATGCTCGTTAACTTCAAGCTTCAACTTCATAAAGAACGTTTTGAAAAAGATGATTCTGATGAAAATCGTTTTAAGCTATTAGAAGATTTAAATCTGTTAATGGATTTAGATAAACATTATTCAAGAAAAGAAAACCTTCTCTTCCCATTCCTTGAGAAGTATGGAATTGATGGTCCCACTAAAGTAATGTGGGGCGTTGATGATGCGATTCGCCTCGCCATTAAAGAGACAAAAAATAATTTAATAGAATATCATGGAAATAAAGAAGAGATAATTGCTGATTTAGAACTAGTCATTAAAGAAGTAACGGAAATGATTTTTAAAGAGGAAAATATTTTATTTCCAATGGCTCTTGAGACATTAACTGAAGATGAATGGATAAAAATTGCTGCAGAAAGTGAAGAAATTGGTTTTTGCTTAACTGCCCCATCTGGAGTATGGAAGCCGGAACGCCATCCATTAGCAATTGAAGAGACAAAGGAAGAGGTCAAACCAGAAGATGGATTTATTCGATTTGATACAGGGATTCTATCAATTAAACAATTAGAATGCATCATGAATCACTTACCAGTTGACCTTACTTTTATTGATAAGAATGATGTAGTACGTTACTTCTCACATGGACCTGATCGAATCTTTGCGAGAACGAAAGCAGTGATTGGACGCACGGTTCAAAACTGTCATCCCCCTCAAAGTGTTCATGTAGTTGAAAAGTTATTAAAAGATTTTAAAGCAGGGGTAAAAGATACTGAAGATTTCTGGATCCCTGTAAAAGGTATGTTTGTCTATATTCGTTATTTTGCTGTTCGAGATGAAGAAGGAAATTATTTAGGCACACTTGAATTTACACAAAATGTCAAGGGCATTCGTGAATTAGAAGGGCAAAAACGAATTTTATCAGAATAA
- a CDS encoding 2-oxoacid:acceptor oxidoreductase family protein: MTRLPKVNELGFFEIRLESIGGLGANLAGKLLSEAGVVGNGFNGLSFSSYGSEKKGSPVKGHIRFCEPYTNIRDTTPVERPHVVAIFHDELYKTLDCTSGTYPDSTILVNSKKSPQELKELMGVDGGVMAVVDATKIALEEKTKVNTAMLGALYRILDFLDADSMRDTIRRTFEKKYPHLVESNIRTFDRGYNEVEFKTIESSPDAASKPFVREEPVLGYETQPMGGLVIDPGNSIFKDLSISRAGMLPHYHADSCIHCAACDTACPDFCFVWEEGADKRGRPQMFLQGIDYQYCKGCLKCVHACPTDALSSEVETNDGYAEANRVPHLFELVK, encoded by the coding sequence TTGACAAGGTTACCCAAAGTAAATGAATTAGGATTTTTTGAAATTCGCCTCGAATCAATCGGAGGCTTAGGTGCAAACTTAGCTGGAAAATTACTTTCAGAAGCTGGTGTTGTTGGAAACGGATTTAATGGTCTTAGTTTTTCATCTTATGGTTCTGAGAAAAAGGGATCGCCAGTAAAAGGTCATATTCGTTTTTGTGAACCTTATACAAATATTCGGGATACTACACCTGTTGAGCGTCCGCATGTAGTGGCAATTTTCCATGATGAGCTTTATAAAACATTAGATTGTACAAGCGGTACTTATCCAGATAGTACGATTCTAGTAAACTCTAAGAAATCACCTCAAGAGCTGAAGGAATTAATGGGAGTAGATGGCGGAGTTATGGCCGTCGTAGACGCTACAAAAATTGCATTAGAAGAAAAAACAAAGGTTAATACGGCAATGTTAGGGGCACTCTACCGTATTCTAGATTTCCTAGATGCAGATTCCATGAGAGACACCATTCGCCGTACATTTGAAAAGAAATATCCTCATCTAGTAGAATCTAACATTCGTACATTTGATAGAGGGTATAACGAGGTTGAGTTTAAAACAATTGAGTCAAGTCCAGATGCAGCATCAAAACCATTTGTTCGTGAAGAACCGGTTCTTGGTTATGAAACACAGCCAATGGGTGGACTTGTTATCGATCCAGGTAATAGTATTTTCAAAGATTTAAGTATTTCCCGTGCAGGGATGCTGCCGCATTACCATGCAGACAGCTGCATTCATTGCGCTGCTTGTGATACAGCGTGTCCTGACTTTTGTTTTGTGTGGGAAGAAGGAGCCGATAAAAGGGGCCGTCCACAAATGTTCCTTCAAGGAATTGATTATCAATATTGCAAAGGCTGCTTAAAATGTGTACATGCCTGCCCAACAGATGCATTATCAAGTGAAGTTGAAACAAACGATGGTTATGCAGAAGCAAACCGAGTGCCACATCTATTTGAACTTGTAAAATAA
- a CDS encoding thiamine pyrophosphate-dependent enzyme, whose amino-acid sequence MSKEIIIDKEKAGLSEGSVEQAIVFESGNEMAAYAAHQINYHIMGYYPISPSTEVAQFLDGMKARGQHDIKLIAADGEHGSAGICYGAATGGGRVFNATSANGFLYMIEQLPVQSGTRMPMVLNLVNRSVSGPLNIHGDHSDLYFALNIGWPILMARDPQVVYDMNIMAIKLAEDPEVRLPVIVSYDGYFTSHQKRRVQVVKDNDEIRKFIGPVPTNYPHALDRDNPVSIGAYMNEPDTINNRYQQSQAMYNAEKVFERISKEYAELTGREYPILDLYKMEDAEVAVFMLNSATEVCKDVVDQLRAKGIKAGVISPNILRPFPQKQIAEALKNVKAITVGDRGDSYGAHGGNMALEVKAALHTYGNTDIKVINRVYGLGGKDFYADDAEQFFQLAIDAVEAEKVEVPFDYFGHTPGNPEFAPKRRVEPLKKEDVRTGLITVTPDEETGELKVKIPPLRALTKKPKRISSGHGACPGCGIFSGLELFFKGIEGDIVALFHTGCGMIVTTGYPYSSHKATYIHNLFQNGAATLSGLVEMFHERKRRGEFEELGLSDDFTFVMVTGDGGMDIGMGPAIGTALRNHKMIILEYDNEGYMNTGSQLSYSTPLGHMTSTSGVGPEQQGKTFHHKDTAQIMAATHIPYVFTGSEAFDRDLLKKAAKAQWYANNVGLVYGKILIACPLNWKSNETLGQEIVGAAVNCNFFPLYEVEKGITTITHDPEAKKKKVEVRDWLKHMGKTKHMLTEENSELLKEFENEVERRWNQLKAKHESPYL is encoded by the coding sequence ATGTCAAAAGAGATCATTATTGATAAAGAAAAAGCAGGGCTATCAGAAGGCTCAGTTGAACAAGCAATCGTATTTGAATCAGGAAATGAAATGGCGGCCTATGCGGCCCACCAAATTAATTATCATATTATGGGGTACTACCCAATATCCCCTTCAACAGAAGTAGCTCAATTCCTTGATGGAATGAAAGCAAGAGGACAGCACGATATTAAATTAATTGCTGCTGATGGTGAGCATGGTTCTGCAGGGATTTGTTATGGCGCAGCTACTGGTGGCGGCCGTGTATTCAACGCAACTAGTGCAAATGGTTTCTTATATATGATCGAGCAATTGCCGGTTCAATCAGGAACTCGTATGCCAATGGTTCTGAACTTGGTTAACCGCTCTGTATCAGGTCCGTTAAATATCCATGGGGATCACTCCGACCTTTACTTTGCTTTAAATATTGGCTGGCCAATCTTAATGGCTCGTGACCCGCAAGTTGTATACGATATGAATATCATGGCCATTAAACTAGCAGAAGATCCTGAAGTTCGCTTACCGGTTATTGTTTCTTATGATGGTTACTTCACTTCTCACCAAAAGAGACGTGTACAAGTGGTTAAAGACAATGATGAAATTCGGAAATTTATTGGCCCAGTTCCAACGAACTATCCGCATGCATTAGATCGTGATAACCCAGTATCAATCGGTGCATATATGAATGAGCCTGATACGATTAATAACCGTTATCAACAATCTCAAGCCATGTATAATGCAGAGAAAGTATTTGAAAGAATTTCAAAAGAATATGCTGAATTAACAGGTCGTGAATATCCAATTCTAGATCTATATAAAATGGAGGATGCTGAAGTAGCTGTATTTATGTTAAACTCCGCTACTGAAGTATGTAAGGACGTTGTCGATCAATTACGTGCAAAAGGGATTAAAGCAGGGGTTATTTCTCCAAATATCCTTCGCCCATTCCCTCAAAAGCAAATTGCAGAAGCATTGAAAAATGTAAAAGCCATTACAGTGGGTGACCGTGGAGATTCATACGGTGCACACGGTGGAAATATGGCACTTGAAGTAAAAGCAGCACTACACACATATGGAAATACGGATATTAAAGTAATCAACCGTGTTTATGGTTTAGGTGGTAAAGACTTTTATGCAGATGATGCAGAACAGTTCTTCCAATTAGCGATTGATGCAGTAGAGGCTGAAAAAGTAGAAGTTCCATTTGATTATTTTGGACATACTCCTGGTAATCCTGAATTTGCACCAAAACGTCGTGTAGAACCGTTGAAAAAAGAAGATGTTCGTACAGGTCTTATCACTGTAACACCTGATGAAGAAACCGGCGAATTAAAAGTTAAGATTCCACCACTACGTGCATTAACGAAGAAACCAAAACGTATTTCTTCCGGTCATGGAGCATGTCCTGGTTGTGGAATTTTCTCCGGACTCGAATTATTCTTTAAAGGAATCGAAGGAGACATTGTTGCTCTATTCCATACTGGCTGTGGGATGATTGTTACAACTGGATATCCTTACAGTTCACATAAAGCAACTTATATTCATAACTTATTCCAAAACGGTGCCGCTACTCTATCTGGACTTGTTGAAATGTTCCATGAAAGAAAACGCCGTGGTGAATTTGAAGAATTAGGCCTAAGCGATGACTTTACATTCGTTATGGTTACTGGTGACGGTGGTATGGATATTGGTATGGGACCTGCAATTGGTACAGCTTTACGTAACCACAAAATGATTATCCTTGAATATGATAATGAAGGTTACATGAATACAGGAAGCCAATTATCTTATTCAACTCCACTTGGCCATATGACAAGTACATCTGGGGTTGGACCGGAACAACAAGGTAAAACGTTCCACCATAAGGACACCGCTCAAATTATGGCTGCAACACATATTCCTTATGTGTTCACTGGCTCAGAAGCATTTGACCGTGACCTATTGAAAAAGGCTGCTAAAGCACAATGGTATGCAAACAATGTAGGATTGGTTTATGGTAAAATCCTAATTGCTTGTCCGTTGAACTGGAAGTCTAATGAAACATTAGGTCAAGAAATTGTAGGTGCTGCTGTTAACTGTAATTTCTTCCCGCTATATGAAGTGGAAAAAGGAATTACAACGATTACTCATGATCCAGAAGCTAAAAAGAAAAAGGTTGAAGTGCGTGATTGGCTGAAACATATGGGTAAAACAAAACATATGTTAACAGAAGAAAACAGCGAGCTATTAAAAGAGTTTGAAAACGAAGTAGAACGCCGTTGGAACCAATTAAAAGCAAAACACGAAAGTCCATATCTATAA
- a CDS encoding undecaprenyl-diphosphate phosphatase — protein MDFIEILKAIILGIVEGLTEFAPVSSTGHMIIVDDLWLQSEEFLGKYPANTFKVMIQLGSILASVIVFKDRFIDILGLNRVFHKERKQEPGEGRFTLLHVIVGLIPAGILGVLFEDYIDEYLFSTETVAIGLVLGAILMIYADIQSKKHPPTVHSLDGLTYKHAMIVGLIQCFSLWPGFSRSGATISGGVITGLNHRVASDFTFIMAVPIMAGASFISLVKNLEYFSMDALPFFIAGFISAFIFALISIRFFLKLINKIKLVPFAIYRIIVALLIFIIYL, from the coding sequence ATGGATTTTATTGAAATATTAAAAGCCATTATCTTAGGGATCGTTGAAGGATTAACCGAATTTGCTCCTGTTTCCTCTACCGGTCATATGATTATTGTTGATGATTTATGGTTGCAATCAGAAGAGTTTCTAGGAAAGTATCCGGCAAATACCTTTAAGGTAATGATTCAACTTGGATCGATTTTGGCTTCTGTCATTGTTTTTAAAGATCGGTTTATCGATATTCTTGGCTTAAATCGCGTTTTCCATAAAGAGCGTAAACAAGAGCCTGGAGAAGGCCGCTTTACACTGCTTCATGTGATTGTAGGACTCATTCCAGCTGGTATTCTTGGTGTGCTATTTGAAGATTATATTGATGAGTACCTGTTTTCTACGGAAACCGTAGCAATCGGATTGGTTCTAGGTGCTATTCTAATGATTTATGCTGATATTCAGAGTAAAAAACACCCTCCTACGGTTCATAGCCTAGATGGGCTAACATATAAGCATGCGATGATTGTAGGCTTAATACAATGTTTCTCATTATGGCCCGGATTCTCGCGGTCTGGTGCAACCATTTCAGGTGGGGTGATAACTGGCTTAAATCACCGTGTCGCCTCTGATTTTACTTTTATTATGGCTGTGCCAATTATGGCCGGTGCTAGCTTCATTTCACTAGTTAAAAACCTAGAGTATTTTAGTATGGATGCTTTACCGTTTTTCATTGCTGGTTTTATAAGCGCGTTTATTTTTGCTTTAATTTCGATTCGTTTCTTCTTGAAGTTGATTAATAAAATTAAACTCGTCCCATTTGCGATTTATCGGATCATTGTGGCTTTGTTGATCTTTATTATATATTTGTAA
- a CDS encoding DedA family protein codes for MENWITQFMEQYGYLGVFLMIALENVFPPIPSEVVLTFGGFMTTYTSMTVTGVVIASTAGSVVGAVILYGIGLLLDVERLEKIIDRYGHVLRITKEDIYKADAWFDKYGIWTVLFCRMIPLIRSLISIPAGMSNMKFGLFLIFTTIGTLIWNIILVSVGATLGENWASILSFMDVYSNFAYAIIGMGIIIFLFYFFSKKRKKS; via the coding sequence ATGGAAAACTGGATAACACAATTTATGGAGCAATATGGCTATTTAGGCGTATTCCTCATGATTGCTTTGGAAAATGTCTTCCCCCCGATTCCATCAGAGGTTGTTCTTACTTTTGGTGGCTTTATGACGACCTATACGAGTATGACTGTAACAGGTGTAGTAATTGCTTCAACAGCAGGATCGGTTGTTGGAGCTGTCATTTTATATGGGATTGGGCTGTTACTTGATGTGGAACGTTTGGAAAAAATTATCGACCGATACGGTCATGTTTTACGGATAACAAAAGAAGATATTTATAAAGCTGATGCATGGTTCGATAAATACGGAATTTGGACTGTATTATTTTGTCGGATGATCCCATTGATTCGCAGCTTGATTTCCATTCCGGCTGGGATGTCAAACATGAAATTTGGATTATTCCTTATTTTCACCACGATTGGAACGTTAATTTGGAATATTATTCTCGTTTCTGTTGGTGCTACATTAGGGGAAAACTGGGCTTCCATTTTAAGCTTCATGGATGTTTACTCTAACTTTGCCTATGCGATTATTGGCATGGGGATCATTATTTTCCTATTCTACTTTTTTAGCAAAAAAAGAAAGAAATCTTAA
- a CDS encoding ABC transporter permease has product MIKLVQNEMMKLMARRRFIVIAIIVSVLVGLFTYAQFKETLEQQEKLGSTNWRVAVQTRIIDLTNRLSSNRMSDEQRERFQITLQQQQYYLDHDINPAEPGAPTFVRMFIENAGPMFIPLLVMVIASDLVSSEHTLGSIKLLLTRPVQRWRILLSKYITLIMAVSLIVAIVGVLSFLISGLVFGYKGLNAPVITGFTAANGELDLSNVRMISQWEFLLMDFGLVWFVAVVVGTLSFMISVLIRSTAAGMGIMLAALISGSILSSMVSSWDSAKYLFMVNLNLTGYLNGTAPPVEGMTLQFSIIILAVWWLIGLAGSFLVFTRQDVY; this is encoded by the coding sequence ATGATTAAGCTGGTACAAAATGAAATGATGAAACTGATGGCACGAAGAAGATTTATTGTTATCGCGATTATCGTTTCCGTTCTCGTTGGTTTATTTACATATGCACAATTTAAGGAAACGTTAGAACAACAAGAAAAGCTTGGCTCAACTAATTGGCGGGTTGCTGTACAGACTCGAATTATCGATCTTACGAATCGCTTGAGTTCCAATCGAATGTCAGATGAACAGCGTGAGAGATTTCAAATAACACTACAGCAACAACAATATTATTTGGATCATGACATTAATCCAGCAGAACCAGGCGCGCCAACTTTTGTTCGAATGTTCATTGAGAACGCTGGACCCATGTTTATTCCATTACTGGTCATGGTTATTGCTAGCGATCTAGTTTCTTCGGAACATACATTAGGGTCAATCAAACTACTGCTAACAAGGCCTGTCCAACGATGGCGAATTCTCCTGAGCAAGTATATTACTTTAATTATGGCGGTCTCGCTCATCGTTGCCATTGTAGGCGTCCTCTCCTTTCTTATTTCAGGGCTAGTGTTCGGATATAAAGGATTGAACGCACCCGTGATTACAGGGTTCACTGCTGCAAATGGAGAATTAGACTTATCGAATGTAAGGATGATTAGCCAATGGGAATTTCTCCTAATGGACTTTGGCCTTGTTTGGTTTGTCGCTGTTGTAGTCGGAACACTTTCATTTATGATTTCAGTGTTAATCCGCAGCACAGCCGCTGGCATGGGGATTATGCTTGCTGCGTTAATTTCAGGTTCAATTTTAAGTTCAATGGTCTCTTCCTGGGATTCTGCCAAATACTTATTTATGGTGAACTTGAACTTAACTGGTTATTTAAATGGAACTGCCCCACCTGTTGAAGGCATGACATTACAATTCTCCATTATAATCTTAGCTGTTTGGTGGCTAATAGGACTTGCTGGCTCCTTCCTTGTTTTTACAAGACAGGATGTTTATTAA